Genomic segment of Xanthobacter dioxanivorans:
ATCCGCCAGCGTCGCCTCCGCCCAGACGCTGGGAGCCATGACATCCATGAAGATGGCCATGAGCTGCCCGATCTTCGCCGGCTCGGGCACGCTGATGGAGGAGACGAGCTGCGCCTGGGCGCGCATCACCGGCAGCTGGGTGCACCAAACGTCCAGCGCAGACGCCGGTGGCTACAGCCTGAACGGCGTGACCTACCGTCTTGGCGCCCAAAAGGAAATCTCCGATGACTGGTTTCTTGGCGTAACAGCAGGTCTCACCCAGTCGTGGCTCTCCGACGTCAGCGGATTGTCGGACACCAGCGGCGTGGCCGGAGACATCGCGGTCTCGCTGAAGCATCAGGTGGGACCCTGGCTGTTCGCCGCATCGGGCCACTTCGGCTACGGCAGCTTCGACACGGACCGCCTGCTCGACGTGGGTCCCGCCCTATGGCGCACGCAGGGCACATCGGACGTGCTGACGGCCGCCGCCCGGCTGCGCGCCAGCTACGAGTTCGTCAATGCAGGGTGGTATCTCAAGCCGTTCGCCGACGTCGATTTCCTCTACACCGGCATGCCCGGCTACACGGAGCAGGGCGCCGGCGGCATGAGCCTGCATTTCTTCTCGGCCGATCAATGGAACGTCGCGATCAGCCCCCAGCTCGAGATCGGTGGGCGCATCGATCTGACGCCGGAGTTCTGGCTGCGGCCGTATGCGTCGGCGGGCGCCTCGTTCTTCGCGAACGATGGGATGGACATCGGCGTCAGCCTCGGCGCAACGCCGGGCCTGGTTCCCGACTTTTTCACGCGCACGACCATCCCTTCGGTGCTGGGCAACGTAACGGCCGGGTTGCAGCTCTTCTCCACCACGGGATACGAGCTGCGCACGGAGTACAAGGCCGATTTCGGCAACAACTACCTCGCGCAGGAAGCCAGCGTGCGTTTCGCCGTCACATTCTAACGGTGAGACATTTCGTCCACCGGAATCCCGCTCCAGCTTTAGCCGTGGAGTCGGAACGCTAGCGGGCAATGTGAGCTCCATTGGGCACTGGTGAGGTCGCACAACAATGCTAGGCTGGGATTCCTCAACGCTTGGAAGCGGACTATCCGAACTCCGCTTTCGGGTCAGACCTTCCTGTTGCCGGTCATCGCCGTTCGGCAGCGAGGTACAAAAAACCATCTGCCGCGTTATTGCGGCCGGATTTCCCTTCGCAAGGAAGCAGTCGTGTGTCGCGGCGGCGGCGTGCCCGGTCGCGATGAGCCTTGGAACCTGACTGGTCCAAGGCTCATGACCTGAGACCCTGATCCTCCTCCAGATTTAGGTAGAGTCCGTCGACCATGGAGACGGACGATGCGCGCCTCACGGTTCACTGAGGAACAGATCATTGGGATGCTGAAGGAGCAGGAGGCGGCGGCGAAGACCGCTGACGTCTGCCGCAAGCACGGCATCTCCTCGGCGACCTTATACGAGTTCAAGGCCAAGTACGCGGCATGGACTTTTCCGATGTCCATAAACTTGAATTACGCCCCGCTTTGGACGCGCTCCACGGCGCGACTCAATGATAGTTGACACCTCAAATTTGATACGATCTCCAGCCGCTTGGTTAGATACCTTCGACTACGACAATTTCGACATGCGCCGCGCCATCCCGCGCGTCGCGGGCGATCTTGTATTCTGGCGAGTGGTAGTAGGCCTTCGCCGCCTCGAAAGAGGAGAATTCCACGAGCACGTTGCGCGCCCGTGCCGGGCCCTCAAGCCCCTCGTAGCGCCCGCCGCGCGAAAGCACCACGCCCCCGTGCGCCTTGATGGCCGCCGTGGCGAGCGGGACATAGGCCGCGTATTTTTCCGCGTCGATCACGTCGATGCGGCCGACGATGTAACCCTTCGGCATCCAAATCTCCCTTTGCTCGCATGTGCCGCCCCCGGCAGTCAGGCCGGGGGCGGCCGCACCTTACTTCTTCAGCAGCGGGCATGCGCTATCGGCCGTGGGGCGAAATGCCTGGTCGGCGGGGATGACCTCGCCGATGGCGAAATAGTCCCAAGGCCCCTTGGATTCGGCCGGTGTCTTGACCTTGGCGAGGCGCACGTCGCGCATCAGGCGCCCATCCGCCCGGGCCATGGCGTTCTGGGTCATGAGGTCATTGACGGGGATTTCCCGCATCTTCGCGAGCACCGCCTGCGTCTCGGTTGTGCCCGCCGCCTTCACGGCCTTCAGATAATGGGCGACGCCGCTGTAGTTCATGGCCTGCGCCTCGGTCGGCGGGCGGCCCATGCGCTCCTTGAAGCGCTTGGCAAAGGCGCGGGTTTCATCATCCTGGTCCCAGTAGAAGACCGTGCTGATGCCGGTGCCCTGCGTCGCCTTCAGTCCCACGCTGTGAACGTCCACCAGCAGCAGCGCCATCGCCGCCGGAGTTTGCTTGGCACCGAAGATCTGGAACTCCTGGCCCTGCTTCAGCACATTCTGCAGGTCAGACACCGCGCTGGCCACCGCGATCACCTTCGCGCCGGAGGCCTGGGCCTGGAGCAAATAGGAGCTGAAGTCGAGCGTGTTGATGGGGTGACGGACGGAGCCGATCACCTTGCCGCCGTTGGCCTCCACCACCTGCCTTGTGTCGTTCTCGAGCGCATAGCCGAAGGCGTAGTCGGCCGTGATGAAGAACCAGGTGTCGAGCCCCGACTTAACCATCTGCGCCGGAGCGGCCTTGCTGAACTGGTAGCTATCATAGCCCCAGTGGAAGCTGTTGGGGGAGCAGGCCTTTCCGGTCAGCTCCGAAGTTGCGGCGCCAGTGGCGATGGTGATACGGTCCTTCTCCTTGGCGATGCGCTGCACCGCCAACCCCACCGCCGAATTGCCGAGATCGACCACCAGGCGCACGTCGTCGTTGTCGAACCACTTGAGCACGGTGGCGGAACCA
This window contains:
- a CDS encoding ABC transporter substrate-binding protein — translated: MKLKHIAVLAGLMGLPAGASAADGPVRIGVLTDMSSALADTQGMGSVEGARMAIEDFGGSVLGRKIELVHADHQNKPDIGSATVLKWFDNDDVRLVVDLGNSAVGLAVQRIAKEKDRITIATGAATSELTGKACSPNSFHWGYDSYQFSKAAPAQMVKSGLDTWFFITADYAFGYALENDTRQVVEANGGKVIGSVRHPINTLDFSSYLLQAQASGAKVIAVASAVSDLQNVLKQGQEFQIFGAKQTPAAMALLLVDVHSVGLKATQGTGISTVFYWDQDDETRAFAKRFKERMGRPPTEAQAMNYSGVAHYLKAVKAAGTTETQAVLAKMREIPVNDLMTQNAMARADGRLMRDVRLAKVKTPAESKGPWDYFAIGEVIPADQAFRPTADSACPLLKK
- a CDS encoding DUF1330 domain-containing protein: MPKGYIVGRIDVIDAEKYAAYVPLATAAIKAHGGVVLSRGGRYEGLEGPARARNVLVEFSSFEAAKAYYHSPEYKIARDARDGAAHVEIVVVEGI